The sequence TCTTGATCCGCTGAAGGCTCGCCACCATCATCATCCAACTTAAATTCAACAGCAACGCCCTCAAGCAGTAAGCGATGAAAGGCTCGGTTATTAGTAACAAGGTCGAGGCTTTCAGGTTTACTAATTTTACTCAATACTTGTTCAAAGCAGTTTTCCAGCACTTGTGCGGGTAAGTGCGGGTTGATCTTCTCAAATACTTGCCGCAAGTCATTTTCTAAAATCGTCTGAGCATAGTCGCGGCGCTTTGGGTTTGAACCGTCAGGTGCGATATCAGGACCATGCAATACATCCCAGCCACCTTCGCGAAACCAATCTAAACAGAGGTTTTCTAATTGTTCTTCATTCATCGTTCATCTCCGCTTTTCTTAGCCAAGCGTTTTTTAATCTCACGGTCAAAGTCTGATTCAATCTTTTGCTGTTTGTTGAATTGCTCATACTCCTCATGGGCTTTTTGCTCAGCCTGCTTGCGTGAAATATTGCCGTAACCGTCTAAAATATTGTATTCATTAAAGGCCAAAAATTTATTCACGCTTTCGCTAAAGCCTTCCATGGTAAAGGCATTTCGTCGCTCGATAATGCCTTCTATGTAGTCAAAAAATGCACCTACGGCACGTTCCAGCTTCTTAATATCGGCTTCGCTTAAATAGTTTTTGGCAATAACGGTGTCTGACTTTAAAACACGGCCTGCTGGGGCGTTTTTATAAGTGCTCATACCCATTAACGGTTTGCTGGCATCGGCGTGGTTAGCAATCATTTCTGCAGCGGTGTGGCCAGTAATGGCAAAGTGAAACTTATCTTGCACATGGGCATAAAACAGGCGCGTGGTTTCCGACTTTGGGTCGTAATCCATACTGCACTCGGCAAAAATATCGGTGATCTGTTGGTAAACACGCCGCTCGCTGGCGCGTATGGAGCGCACGCGTTCCAGTAGCTCTTTAAAGTAGTCTTTACCAAAGTATTGACCGTTTTTTAGGCGCTCATCATCCATGGCAAAGCCTTTGATGATGTACTCTTTGATTAAGGCCGTCGCCCAAATGCGAAATTGGGTGGCTTGCGCCGAGTTTACGCGATAACCCACCGAGATTGCCGCGTCTAGGTTGTAGTATTTGGTCTGGTAGGTTTTGCCGTCGTCGGCAGTTGTTTCCAAAATGGAAATAACTGAATATTCGACTAACTCGTTGCTTTCAAAGATGTTTTTTAGGTGTTTAGAGATCCCCGGCACACCGACTCCAAACAATTCCGCCATACGCTTTTGGGTGAGCCACAGGGTCTCGTTATTGAGCAATACCTCCACTTTTACTTCGCCGCTGGGGGCGGTGTAAAGCAAAAACTCGGTGCTTTGGTCTTGTAGGCTAAGGGCATTATTGGGTTTTAGGGGTTTATCGCTCATACATTGCTCACTACTTCCCAGTGGCCGGTTTTGTCCGAACCGCTTCGGGTTAATTTTCCCGCTTGTTGCAGCTTTGTAATGGCGCGCCCAATGGTGCGAAGGTCTTTGCCCAGATTGTCGGCCATTTGTTGGCGTGTTATCTGTGGGTTTTGTTGAATTAACGCCAGTATTGCCTCGGGGGTTTTAAGGGCGGCGCTATTTTCGGGAGAATTTACAGGGGCGTTTACAGGGGCGTTTACAGGGGCGTTTTTGGACAAGGTCTGAGAGATAACCGATAACATAAAATGAATAAAAGGCGTACTTTGCGCTTGTTCGTCGGCCTGCTCTAGGGCCTGATAATACTGGTGTTGGCTATCTTTTATAACGCTTTCCAAGGGCAAGGCGAGAAATAAGGGATGCCATTTTGACAAAATCAGCGTTTGCCACAAGCGGCCCATGCGCCCGTTGCCATCGGTAAAGGGGTGGATGAACTCAAATTCGTAGTGAAACACGCAGCTGTTAATCAAAGGGTGGTGGCTTGATTGCTGTAGCCACCCCATCAAATCGGCCATCAATCCGGATACTTGATGCGCAGGCGGGGCGACATGGTGCACTGTTTTACCCTTGTGTATGCCCACGGCTTTATTGCGGAATTGACCCGCGTTTACGAGTATATCCGACATCATTAAGGCATGAGCTTGCAATAAATCGTCTGTACCTTCTGGGCTTAACTGTGGCAAGGCCTCATACGCTTTAATGGCCCCTTGCACTTCGGCCAATTCACGGGCGCTGCCCATCACCGGCTGCCCATCGACAATGGCGGTGATCTGTTCTTCTGTCAGTGTATTGCCTTCAATGGCCAGAGTGCCGGTAATGGTTTTAATGCGGTTTTGCTTGCGCAGCTGGGGTGAGGCATCAAATGCGCGGGCGTTGAGCATCCCCACCTGCTCGCTGATGGTCGCCACCAGATTGAGAATATCTGCGGTGATCGTAAAAGGTGGGGTATAGCTCATGCGTTGGCCTCACTGGTTTCCTCATTTAAGGTTGAGAGGTCGATTTCGCCGGAGAGGAGCTTGGGTAGGAGAGTGTTCCTTAACTCTTGCAAATATGTCTTTTCACTATTTAAATTCATAATAAATGGATAAAAGCTTTTGGTCTTTTTTGAAAATTTTTCTCTTAGATCTTTTGGTGGCAGTGAGAACGGAAATTTCATTATGGCATCTTTATCACCACGGGGCATTTTTGCCCCTTTGGACGTTGTCATCATGTACTCAAAAAAACGGTCTTGGTAAACAAGGTTATAGACAAATTCGGTTTCTTTTTTTTCTAGGCTAGAGAACCCTAGAACATCAGCTGAACGCCCCCCATTAAAAGTCGCTAACCATATTTTTTTGAAATAGGGTCTAATATTAGAAATTAAAATATCGCATTTATGAAATGCTGGAACTGTGTTTACTGTCGGTAGGTTGGATGCTGAGGTAATTCCCTTTCTATTCTCAAGCATATTTTCAGTTGATATGTAATGATCTAAATCCAGAGAAGAAACTTGTATTCGCTCTGAAGTAAATTGCAATACATCTTGTAGAGTTCCTTTTTCCCATCCCTCCGGTATCTCCCCAAGCTCAGACTCCTGCATCCTTGATGGAAACAAAGCGGCGGTTTGGGCGAGTTGTTGGTAGGTTGCTCCCGGCATCCGGCCTCCTGCGACATTTGCATCTCCTTCGGCAGCGGCTCCTTGCGCTGCTCTACCTCCTGCATCCATGCAGTCGTGTGCGTCACGGTCTAGGTTGCTTTGTTTAAGCTCGGCTAATGCTTCAAGGCTAAGTGAGGAAATAACACTCATGGCGGCGAGTTCGGCCTCTTCGGCACTGCCGCCCGATTCCAGTACGGCTATTTTGGCTTTGACGGGATCGAAATCGACAAACCAGCTTTTGAATATGGCTTGGGCGATGGCTTCTAGGGTTTGGTTTGTTTGGGTGTTTAGTTGGGTTTTGTTTGCCAAATTTGACAGAACTTTCGCAATACGCTCCTCGTGATATGGGAGCCTTGGTATATTCAAAGCCTTTAGAACTGGAATCCGTACGTTACTCACAGTAGACCCTGTACCTTCATTCCATGAAATCTGATGCTGAACAAATGGCGACTGTAGCGCCCAGAATAAATACTCCCCACAAATCTCTGATTTTGGCCTAAGTAATACCTGTCGTTGACCAAGGCAACATTGGATACCTTCAGGAATAAGACAAACCTCTCCCATTGGTGCTTCTCTGGTAAAAATAATATCGCCCGCTTGCGGTTTGGCTCGTTTTATTCTACTTAAATAACCCTCTTTATTTGTAAAGCTTGGAGTACTAAGACTCAAAGTACCATTTTTAATATTCTGATTTCTAGTAACAATATAGCCTTCATCCGTCCATTTAGGCGTTGAATGAGGGCAATCTATTATCAACTCACACATAGACTCTAACGTGACGGTACTAGCACTCATAGCCAATCCCCGCCAAGTTCTCCTTAATCGCTTTCTCCAATGTGTCTGATTCTTCAAATTGCGCTTTCAACAAGGCTGTGAGTCGTTGCATTTTTTCTGGAAAGGCTTCTCCATCGTCTTCTACATCGGCCGCACCTACATAACGACCGGGGGTTAGTACAAAGTCGTGTTTTTCCATCGACACTCCCGGTTTCCTGCCTCCCGTGTCACTAGCGCGTCCTTGCGCGTCGTCGTCAAATATCGGTACGCTGGCGCAGAAACCTTTCTCGTCTTGATAGCCGTCACCTTGCTGCCACGCATGAAAGGTGTTGGTGATGGTGGCGATGTCGTCGGTGGTGAAGTCGCGCAGTACTCGGTCTTTCATAAAGCCTAGGTTACGGGCGTCAATAAAGAGTGTTTGTCCGCGTCTGTCGCGTTTTTCTGAATTCCCGCTCTGGCTCCCATGCTCTGCCTGTGCACCCGTGCCGCGCTTGTTCTTAGTCAAAAACCAAATACACGCAGGGATTTGGGTGTTGGTAAACAGTTGGCCGGGCAATGCCACCATGCATTCCACTAAATCGGCTTGTATTAAGGCTTTGCGAATTTGACCTTCGTTGTTGGTGTTGGAGCTCATGGAGCCATTGGCCAGTAACAGGGCCATGGAGCCGTTGTCGTTGAGGTGGTGCAGCATGTGCTGTATCCAACCGTAGTTGGCGTTGCCTTGGGGAGGTGTGCCGTACTTCCAGCGCACGTCGCCTTCTAATTTGGCGTGCCACCAGTCTTTGATATTAAACGGCGGGTTGGCCATAACAAAGTCGGCGCGTAGGTCGGGGTGTTGGTCGTCTAAAAAGGTGTCGGCGTTTTTTTTGCCAAAGTTAAAGTCGATGCCGCGAATGGCCATGTTCATGGCGGCCAGCTTCCAGGTGGTGGGGTTGCTCTCTTGGCCGTAGACGGAGATATGTTTTTTTTGTTCGGCGGCGTTGTAGTGTTTTTCGTCTTCGTGGGCTTCGATGAATTTATCGTTACTCACAAAAAAACCACCGGCGCCCATGGCGGGGTCGTAGACGCGGCCTTGGTAGGGTTGCAGCATTTCTACAATTAATGTAACGATGCTTTTAGGGGTGTAATATTGGCCGCCCTGTTTGCCTTCGGCGAGGGCGAACTGGCCTAAAAAGTATTCGTACACATGACCGAGTATGTCTTTGCTGTGTAGGTCGAGTTTTTGGCCCTTGTATTCGGGGTTGCGAAAGCTGGTGTCGGAGAATTTGTTGATGAGCTCGGTAAGCGTGCTGTTGTCCACTTCAAAGCGGGTGATTCTTGGCAGTACGCCTTTGAGTTTTGGGTTGGCGAGTTTGTCATCGACTTTGTAGGTTTCGATTTGTTCTAGGGCGTTATCGACTAACCAATTAATTGAGCGCAGTTTAGCGTCAATACCGCTGGCGTCTTGCCACAATACGCTACCTATAGCCAGTGCGGCGCTTTCTTTAATAAAGCTCCATCGGGCCTGTTTGGGCACCCAAAATACATTCTCGGAGACGTAGTATTCATTTTGTTCCATCTCCTCATTAACGGCTTGTTGGTAGGCTTCGTCGCTGTCGTAGTCTTCCCTTGGCATGTAGTAGATATTGTCTTCGCCATTGGCTGCGGGGGCAGCTTCGGTAAACAGCTTGCGCAAGTCAGTTTGGCGCTCGTCGAAGGCGTCGGACACGTATTTTAAAAAGATCAAGCCCAGTACAACGTGTTTGTAGTTGGCGGCGTCTAGGTTGTTGCGTAGTTTGTCGGCGGCTTTCCAGAGTTTATCGTCCAGCTCTTTTAAAAATTGTTGTTCGGCGTTGTTCATGCTTTTACTCATGTTCGGGATCTCTTAAATTCTTAACATTCGGTGTTGTAACCAGGGGCGATAGCTAAATTATCGACCCCGTACAGTGTTTGTTGGTTCTTGAGCCAGAGGTGATTTTCTGGCCCATCTAATTGATGTTCTTTTGAGCAATCCACATTCCAGCGACGTAAAACATAGCCCGCTACAGCTGCGCGAACTTGCAGCGCCAGCATCACACCATCCTCGCCTCTATCTTGATCTAAGTCATCTTTCGCTGGCTGCATGTCGTACTCAAATGCGATGGTTTCTGGATGCGTTAATCGAGGGTGCGGCACAATGTGTAAATCAACAATACGATTCCATTGATTATCGGCAGCCTTGGTTTGCGCTTCTGGAATCGCTTCATCGATAAGTTGTGGTGCTTCAATACGGTTAACAACAAAATCAGCAAAGCGATCACGAGCTCTGTCGTAACCTCTAACATGCCAACGCAGGCCGTTATCAATCAATGCGAAAGGCACAATTTCGCGCTCGTTTGAACCGCTGGATAGTGAGCGGTACTTGATTTTCAAAGCTTGGCTGTTGTGTATGGCTCGGGTGATATGAGCTAATGTTTGTATGTTTGGGTAGTTAAGCTGTGTTGGTGCTTCGCAGGTGACGATGGATTTTTGAGTGCCTACAAAGTCATCACCAAAGCCATGCAGTAGCGCTGCTAATGTTTGGCTGCATGAATACTCAAAGAGTGGCGAAAAACCATCTCGCTGAATATAGGTTTTAGCTTTGGTGTCGTATTCGATGTTTTTGGAGGCGAGCTCTTTATATAAAGAAAGGTCTCGTGAGGCGGCTGCTTCCTTAATGCCAAAACGTGATACCAGATCAGTGCGGTTAACCGAGCCTAGAAAGTAGAGCTTGAAGTCTATATGGAATAGACGCTCCCTTTGGGCTTGGCTAACTTTCTCTAACTGCGCTCTAGGCAGTGCTAGCTGATCCTGTTTATTGTTGTTAGCAGTGGGCGACATTCGATTCCCTGTTTAGTGGCAATATTTGTGATCTCTTGATGCTGAGCCTTTTATAGAGTGTGCAAAGCCATTAATAACACTTGATAGTTACATGCGACTGATTAGTAGTCTGTATTTGTAAATGATAATGTAGTGCGTGTCAATATGATGACCACATCTGTTTTGATGGTTATTTGTTGATTCCTTTCGCCCAACTAATTAACCCAACAAACCTTTTGATTGGTCCGATAATAAACTACTGATTTTAAAGGGTTCTCTGTTCTCTGGTCATGGTTGGGGCCTGAGGGATGGGGAGAGGGAGAGAGAGTATTCGGCAATTCAGAGAACATTTGCCTTGGATAGTTTGAGATTAAGAAGGGCTAGAAGTCCGTAAAGCCTTGCGGCATAAGGCCTGTAGCGTGGGTCTCAGGCAATAAAAAACCCCAACCCTTTCAGGTTGAGGTTTTGGTTTGGTGGAGGCGGGGGGATTTGAACCCCCGTCCGTCAGCTCTCTCTCCGCGGCTCTACATGCTTAGTTTCCGTCAATTGGTTTTAACTCCTCTACAGCCCGGCGGGCAGGACGTAGTGAGCGAGTTCGCTTAAGGTTTCGCAATGTTGTCACGATCAAAACAACGCAGCTATCCAGTTCTATATGACAGTCAGTAGCGCGATACTGGCACCTTGCTAAAGACCGCTAGCGGCGAACCACTAGTTGGTGTTTTACAAGCTACTTACGCAGCGAGTTGAGCACCGTAGTTGTCATCATTGGCAACTGTAAGATTGCAGCTTTGGATTAACGTGATTGGCTACCATCACGACATGCACCTTGGGCTTTGATACCGGCGTCGAATCCTAATCGCCCCCGGAAACTCGCTTTCACGAGTTAGCTAAGCAGTATAACTGATTATGGCGAGTGTATGTAGCGATTACGTATCTGGCGGGGAGTGTGTTGCTTATGGGTTTTGCATGATGCGTTGTTTTTGTTTGTTCCAATCGCGCTCTTTTTCAGTTTGGCGTTTATCGTGTTGCTGCTTGCCTTTTGCAATGGCAATTTCACACTTTACCAAGTGTTGTTTCCAGTACATGGCAGTGGCGACGATGGTGTGGCCTTTCTGGGTGGTGGCTTCGTACAGTTTGGTGAGCTCTTTGCGGTGCATAAGCAATTTGCGCGAGCGTGTTGGGTCTGTTACGAAGTGGGTAGAGGCTTGGGGAAGTGGCTGGATTTGGGCGCCTTGGAGCCATGCTTCGCCTTTGTGAAAGTTGACGTAGCTTTCGGTGAGTTGCCCGTGCCCTGCGCGCAAGGCTTTTACTTCCCAGCCGGATAAGGCAATGCCTGCCTCAAAGCGATCTTCAATGAAGTAGTCGTGTCGGGCTCGGCGATTTTGCGCAATGGTATTACTGCTTGTTTTTTTCTTTTTGGCCATAGCCGCGGATTATAGGGGCTGGATGGCAATGTCGCTAGCACAATCGCGATAGCGGTGTATTCGAGCCTTAACTTTAATGGGTGTTTACCGCTACAATCAGCGACTTTAGTGAATCCGATAATAATTTCCTCTGGGGGGAGTAATGGATCAACGAAAGATGCATGGCGTGTGGGCTAACCGCTGGACGTTTATTCTCGCGGCCACAGGCTCTGCCGTGGGGTTGGGTAATATTTGGAAGTTTCCGTATATTGCCGGCGAGAACGGCGGCGGTGCTTTTGTGCTGGTGTATTTGATTTGTATTGCGATTGTGGGTATTCCGGTGATGATGGCCGAAGTGCTGATTGGTCGACGTGGGCGGATGAGCCCCATTAATGCAATGCGCTATGTTACGAAAGAGGCGGGTTTGCATGGTAGCTGGACGGCTATCGGTTGGATGGGTGTGCTCGCAGGCCTAATGATTATGTCCTTTTACAGTGTGGTAGCAGGATGGGCGCTTAATTATATTTTTACGACCGGTTCTGGCACTTTTAGCGGTGTAAACGGTGAGCAAGCGGGTGAACTGTTTGGTGGTTTGCTGGGTGATAAAGGCGGCCAAGTACTGTGGCACAGTGCGTTTGTCTTGCTGACGCTTGGCGTGGTTGCGGCAGGTGTGACTAAAGGTTTGGGCATGGTTGCGCGGGTGCTCATGCCGTTCTTGTTTGTTGTTCTGATTATTTTGTTGGCTTATGGCTTTATAAAGGGCGATTTCGCGGCAGCCTTTCAGTTTTTGTTCGATTTCAAATTCGATAAATTGAGCTGGTCTGGTGTGCGTATTGCGCTTGGGCATGCCTTTTTTACCCTTAGTTTGGGGATGGGCGCGATTATGGCGTATGGCGCGTACATGCCACGGCATGCGAGTTTAGGGCGTACGATTATTACAGTGGGCGTACTTGATACGGTTGTTGCGCTGGTAGCGGGCTTGGCTATTTTCCCTATTGTATTTGCGACGGATGGCTTGGTTCCTTCAGAAGGGCCTGGGCTAATGTTTGTTAGTTTGCCTGTAGCTTTTGGAAATATGCCGGGCGGCCAAGTGTTTGGTACGTTATTTTTCTTGTTGGTGTCGGTAGCTGCGTGGAGTTCGGCGGTATCGTTAATTGAGCCGGGTGTTGCGTGGTTAGCCGAGACAAAGCGGTTTAATCGCGTTGCGTCTACGGTGTTGTTGACATCTGTGGCTTGGCTGGGCGGTATTGCGTGTATTTATAACGGGGCTATATTTGATGCGCTCGATTTCCTAACCTCACAAATTATGTTGCCCTTGGGCGGCTTATTTATCGCAATTTTTGTGGGTTGGTTAATGCGCCGGGCTATTGTATGTTCTGAAATGGACGCAGAGGGCCATCCCTTGTTTGATATTTGGTTGTTTGTTGTGCGTTACGTTTCACCGGCATTAATCGCGTTTATCATGATAGCGAGCCTCTACGATAAGCTTGTAAATTAATGGCGAAGCGTATTGAGCGTTCGGCGTTGGTGATGTTTAGCGCGGAACAAATGTTTGCGTTGGTCAATGATTTTGAGGCCTACCCTGAGTTTATGTCTGGCTGCGTGGGCGCAGAGCTGTTGGCGCGTGGCGAGAATTGGTTGGAGGCGCGTTTAGATTTAGAGATGGCGGGTATCCGGCAGTCTTTTGTTACGCATAACACGCTGCACGCCCCAGACTCTATGCATTTGCGCTTAGTCGACGGGCCATTTAAGTCGTTGGAGGGGCAGTGGGACTTTCAGCCTCTCTCGGAAGAGGCTTGTAAGGTAAGTTTCTGGATTGAGTTTGAGTTTTCCAATAGACTCGTCGCCCTTGCTGCGGGCAAGTTGTTTGAGCATGCAGCTTCTGAGCAGGTTACTGCGTTGTGTAATCGCGCTAAGCATATTTATTCATCGTGATAGTGCGTTGTTTTGCCGGCTATTTCGATACTTATATGGCATTTAGGTAATACAGATAATGAGCGATATTGAGCCTATTCGTGTGGAAGTAGCCTTTGCGTTACCCGATAAGCAGAAAATTGTGGAGTTGTTGGTTGCGCCGGGTACTACGGCGTTAATTGCAGTAGAAAAGTCGCGGATTAGCGATTTTTTTGCTGATTTAGATCTGGCCGCAGCAAAAATGGGTATTTTTGGGCAGGCATTGGGTACAAAAGGCCTGAAACAGCCCAGCGAGCATATTTTGCAAGAGGGGGATCGGGTAGAAATATACCGTCCGTTGATTGCCGACCCTAAAGAGGTTCGCAGAAGGCGAGCAGAGAAAAATAAAAAGGAAGCGTAAGTACGCTTCCTTTTGGGTATGCTTCGTCTAAGAGCGGGGCGTGCTTGTTAGGTGGCGGGGGTGCTTTCTACCGGTAAAGGCGCGCCTTCGGCGTTTATATCTACTGGTGTGTCATCTTCGTCGCCAGCAGTGTCCTCTGGCTTTTCAATGGGTTTCGGCTTACGTTTCTTTTTGTAGTCGCCTTCCCAGCGCTCTAGCAGGCCGTTTTCAAAATACACGGTGAAGTGATATTCACTCAGCTGGTCTTCTCCACGAATCATGGTGAAGTAGTAATCCCAGCGATCTGCATTGAAAGTATCGGCGATGAGTGGGTTCCCCATTAGGAAGCGGACTTGCTCGGGAGTCATGCCGACTTCGAGTTGCTCGACCTTTTCGGCGTCTATATGGTTGCCTTGCTGGATATATATGCGATAAACCCAAGGAAACTGCAGACGAGAACAGCCAGTTGCGGCAAAAAGCACTACGATCAAAAGTACAGTCTTTAAAACAAATTGCATGAGGGGGTTTCCGAAAATCTGTTGGCCGAGGATAATACCCGATCTGTTTATCACCTGAGAAGCCTAAAGGAGCATCTAAATGGCAGTAGAAAACCAAGAATTGCGCAAAGCAGGCCTAAAGGTCACGCTGCCGAGAGTTAAGATCTTACAAATCCTAGAAAATTCCGTGGATCGTCATCTAAGTGCAGAAGATGTTTATAAGCTGCTTTTAGAGGCGGGGGAAGATGTAGGCTTAGCAACAGTTTACCGTGTATTGACCCAGTTTGAGAGCGCCGGTTTGGTCGAGCGCCATAATTTTGATGGTGGCCATTCTGTATTTGAGTTAGATAGAGGTGATCATCATGATCATATGGTGTGTATCGAAACCGGTAAGGTCATAGAATTTCATAACGAAAAAATTGAGCAATTACAAAATGAAATTGCAGCAGCCCACGGCTACGAGATTACTGGCCATAGCTTGGTGTTGTATGTGAAGCCCTTAAAAAGCTAGGTGATGTTTAGCGGTTAAGGCAGGTTACAGTGTGATGTAACCTGCAGCTGTGCGTTATTTGAGCGCTTGTTAAAATCTTACTTTTCTTTCTTCTTTATATTATGTGTAGTTTCAGCTCTCAGCCTGTTGCTGTCAGCATTTCTTTCGCGTGGGCCAAGGAGTTTTTCGAGTCTACGTCTCCGCCCATCATTCGGGCTATTTCGGTGATTCGCTCTTGTTTGGAAAGCATTTTCATTGAGGAGATTGCGCCCAATTTTTTGTCCGTTTGTTTGCTCACAACCAAATGTTGGTGGCCTTTGCTGGCGACTTGAGCAAGGTGGGTAACGCAGAGTACCTGTGCGTTTTTGCCGAGCTCACGCAGTAGTTGGCCAACTTCATTGCCCGTTGTGCCACCTATGCCCACGTCCACTTCGTCAAAGACTAGGGAGGGGATGGTGGATGTTTGAGCTGTTACCACTTGAATGGCAAGGCTTACCCGAGACAGCTCTCCTCCCGATGCGACTTTGGATAAAGGCTTGGCAGGTTGGCCAGGGTTAGTGCTAATCAATAGTTCTACAGCTTCGCTGCCTCCAGCTGTAGGGGAGGTTGTTTGATGCAACGCGATGCTGAGTTTCGCGTGGTTCATAGCCAGCTGGGCGAGTTTGTCGTTTACTGCTTTGGCGAGTCGAGCACTCGCGAATTGACGTTGATCGCTGAGTTCAGTTGCGAGTTGTTGGTAAATTGTTAGGGCTTCTGCTCGTTGCGCTTCTAGAGATTCGATTTGATCGTCACCGCTTTGTAGCCCGCTAAGTTCGGCCGCTAATTCACGGTGCAATTGTTCTAGTTTTTCGGCCGGAATGCGGTGTTTGCGTGCGATTTCATAAATTGCGGTTAGCCGCAGCTCAACGTCTCCCAGCCGAGATTCATCTTGTTCGTGGCCGTCTAGAAAATGATCCAGTTCCGATTGCGCTTCTTGCAAATGAATAAGGGCGTTGTTTAGGAGTGATTCGGCTTCATGTAGTTTCTGAGGTTTATCTTGGAGGGTACTGAGTAAATGTAGCGCATTATTAAGGCGGTCTTGGATACCTTCGTCATCGCCGCATAGGCTGACAACATGTTGGCAATTGCCGTTAATGGTTTCGGCGTTTGCGAGGGTTCGCTGTTCTTGTTCTAGCTGGGCAAGCTCGTTTTCTTGTAAGGCAAGCTGGTTTAGTTCTTCTACTTGGTAATGTAGGAGTTGAAAGCGTGCATTCAAATCCTCGTTTTGTGTTTTGAGACTCTCGAGTTGGTAATTCACGCAGTGCCACGAATGAAACGTTTCTTTAACTTGCTTGGCTAGAGGCTTTAAGCCGCCAAAAGCGTCGAGTAAACGCTGGTGTGAGCGGCAATTGAGCAGTGATTGATGCTCATGCTGGCTATGAATATCGATAAGCATTTCGCCCAGCGTGCGCAGCTGGTTGAGAGTGACGGTTTGCCCATTAATAAACGCTCTGGA is a genomic window of Teredinibacter purpureus containing:
- a CDS encoding virulence RhuM family protein, with product MSDKPLKPNNALSLQDQSTEFLLYTAPSGEVKVEVLLNNETLWLTQKRMAELFGVGVPGISKHLKNIFESNELVEYSVISILETTADDGKTYQTKYYNLDAAISVGYRVNSAQATQFRIWATALIKEYIIKGFAMDDERLKNGQYFGKDYFKELLERVRSIRASERRVYQQITDIFAECSMDYDPKSETTRLFYAHVQDKFHFAITGHTAAEMIANHADASKPLMGMSTYKNAPAGRVLKSDTVIAKNYLSEADIKKLERAVGAFFDYIEGIIERRNAFTMEGFSESVNKFLAFNEYNILDGYGNISRKQAEQKAHEEYEQFNKQQKIESDFDREIKKRLAKKSGDER
- a CDS encoding Fic family protein, giving the protein MSYTPPFTITADILNLVATISEQVGMLNARAFDASPQLRKQNRIKTITGTLAIEGNTLTEEQITAIVDGQPVMGSARELAEVQGAIKAYEALPQLSPEGTDDLLQAHALMMSDILVNAGQFRNKAVGIHKGKTVHHVAPPAHQVSGLMADLMGWLQQSSHHPLINSCVFHYEFEFIHPFTDGNGRMGRLWQTLILSKWHPLFLALPLESVIKDSQHQYYQALEQADEQAQSTPFIHFMLSVISQTLSKNAPVNAPVNAPVNSPENSAALKTPEAILALIQQNPQITRQQMADNLGKDLRTIGRAITKLQQAGKLTRSGSDKTGHWEVVSNV
- a CDS encoding restriction endonuclease subunit S, encoding MCELIIDCPHSTPKWTDEGYIVTRNQNIKNGTLSLSTPSFTNKEGYLSRIKRAKPQAGDIIFTREAPMGEVCLIPEGIQCCLGQRQVLLRPKSEICGEYLFWALQSPFVQHQISWNEGTGSTVSNVRIPVLKALNIPRLPYHEERIAKVLSNLANKTQLNTQTNQTLEAIAQAIFKSWFVDFDPVKAKIAVLESGGSAEEAELAAMSVISSLSLEALAELKQSNLDRDAHDCMDAGGRAAQGAAAEGDANVAGGRMPGATYQQLAQTAALFPSRMQESELGEIPEGWEKGTLQDVLQFTSERIQVSSLDLDHYISTENMLENRKGITSASNLPTVNTVPAFHKCDILISNIRPYFKKIWLATFNGGRSADVLGFSSLEKKETEFVYNLVYQDRFFEYMMTTSKGAKMPRGDKDAIMKFPFSLPPKDLREKFSKKTKSFYPFIMNLNSEKTYLQELRNTLLPKLLSGEIDLSTLNEETSEANA
- a CDS encoding type I restriction-modification system subunit M, with the protein product MSKSMNNAEQQFLKELDDKLWKAADKLRNNLDAANYKHVVLGLIFLKYVSDAFDERQTDLRKLFTEAAPAANGEDNIYYMPREDYDSDEAYQQAVNEEMEQNEYYVSENVFWVPKQARWSFIKESAALAIGSVLWQDASGIDAKLRSINWLVDNALEQIETYKVDDKLANPKLKGVLPRITRFEVDNSTLTELINKFSDTSFRNPEYKGQKLDLHSKDILGHVYEYFLGQFALAEGKQGGQYYTPKSIVTLIVEMLQPYQGRVYDPAMGAGGFFVSNDKFIEAHEDEKHYNAAEQKKHISVYGQESNPTTWKLAAMNMAIRGIDFNFGKKNADTFLDDQHPDLRADFVMANPPFNIKDWWHAKLEGDVRWKYGTPPQGNANYGWIQHMLHHLNDNGSMALLLANGSMSSNTNNEGQIRKALIQADLVECMVALPGQLFTNTQIPACIWFLTKNKRGTGAQAEHGSQSGNSEKRDRRGQTLFIDARNLGFMKDRVLRDFTTDDIATITNTFHAWQQGDGYQDEKGFCASVPIFDDDAQGRASDTGGRKPGVSMEKHDFVLTPGRYVGAADVEDDGEAFPEKMQRLTALLKAQFEESDTLEKAIKENLAGIGYEC
- a CDS encoding WYL domain-containing protein, with product MSPTANNNKQDQLALPRAQLEKVSQAQRERLFHIDFKLYFLGSVNRTDLVSRFGIKEAAASRDLSLYKELASKNIEYDTKAKTYIQRDGFSPLFEYSCSQTLAALLHGFGDDFVGTQKSIVTCEAPTQLNYPNIQTLAHITRAIHNSQALKIKYRSLSSGSNEREIVPFALIDNGLRWHVRGYDRARDRFADFVVNRIEAPQLIDEAIPEAQTKAADNQWNRIVDLHIVPHPRLTHPETIAFEYDMQPAKDDLDQDRGEDGVMLALQVRAAVAGYVLRRWNVDCSKEHQLDGPENHLWLKNQQTLYGVDNLAIAPGYNTEC
- the smpB gene encoding SsrA-binding protein SmpB is translated as MAKKKKTSSNTIAQNRRARHDYFIEDRFEAGIALSGWEVKALRAGHGQLTESYVNFHKGEAWLQGAQIQPLPQASTHFVTDPTRSRKLLMHRKELTKLYEATTQKGHTIVATAMYWKQHLVKCEIAIAKGKQQHDKRQTEKERDWNKQKQRIMQNP
- a CDS encoding sodium-dependent transporter, whose protein sequence is MDQRKMHGVWANRWTFILAATGSAVGLGNIWKFPYIAGENGGGAFVLVYLICIAIVGIPVMMAEVLIGRRGRMSPINAMRYVTKEAGLHGSWTAIGWMGVLAGLMIMSFYSVVAGWALNYIFTTGSGTFSGVNGEQAGELFGGLLGDKGGQVLWHSAFVLLTLGVVAAGVTKGLGMVARVLMPFLFVVLIILLAYGFIKGDFAAAFQFLFDFKFDKLSWSGVRIALGHAFFTLSLGMGAIMAYGAYMPRHASLGRTIITVGVLDTVVALVAGLAIFPIVFATDGLVPSEGPGLMFVSLPVAFGNMPGGQVFGTLFFLLVSVAAWSSAVSLIEPGVAWLAETKRFNRVASTVLLTSVAWLGGIACIYNGAIFDALDFLTSQIMLPLGGLFIAIFVGWLMRRAIVCSEMDAEGHPLFDIWLFVVRYVSPALIAFIMIASLYDKLVN